Proteins from one Streptosporangium becharense genomic window:
- a CDS encoding Tex family protein, translating to MTTSIHQRIADELGVRERQVQAAVELLDGGATVPFIARYRKEVTGMLDDTQLRTLEERLRYLRELEERRTAILESIRSQGKLDDVLEAQILAADSKARLEDIYLPYKPKRRTKAQIAREAGLEPLADGLLNDPSVDPRAAAAAFVSEGVPDAAAALDGARAILVERFGEDADLVGELRERMWSKGRLVAKVREGKEEDGAKFSDYFDFAEPFTKLPSHRILAMFRAEKEEVLTLTLEPEPEPTGTYEGRIAHRFGISDQGRPADAWLADTVRWAWRTRVLVHLGIDLRMRLWQAAEDEAVRVFAANLRDLLLAAPAGSRATMGLDPGLRTGVKVAVVDATGKVLATDTIYPHEPRRQWDQSLATLAALARKYDVELVSVGNGTASRETDKLAGELVKLVPGLTKVMVSEAGASVYSASAYAAQELPGMDVSLRGAVSIARRLQDPLAELVKIDPKSIGVGQYQHDLAETKLSRSLDAVVEDCVNAVGVDVNTASAPLLTRVSGIGAGLAENIVQHRDANGPFRSRRALKDVPRLGPKAFEQCAGFLRIRGGDDPLDASSVHPEAYPVVRRILQRTGGDITALIGNGTALRALRPQDFVDDTFGLPTVTDILSELEKPGRDPRPAFKTATFKDGVEKISDLRPGMLLEGVVTNVAAFGAFVDVGVHQDGLVHVSALSHTFVRDPREVVKPGDIVRVKVLDVDIPRKRISLTLRLDDEAKPAGQRGQQGGPRDQQGGARRDGGDGQRGRGDRRQQGGGDRRRQERDIPGGAMAEALRRAGLDGSGGKR from the coding sequence GTGACCACGTCTATTCATCAGCGGATCGCCGACGAGCTGGGTGTGCGCGAGCGGCAGGTGCAGGCAGCGGTGGAGCTGCTCGACGGCGGGGCGACCGTGCCGTTCATCGCCCGCTACCGCAAGGAAGTCACCGGCATGCTGGACGACACGCAGCTGCGCACGCTGGAGGAGCGGCTGCGCTACCTGCGGGAGCTGGAGGAGCGGCGCACCGCGATCCTGGAGTCGATCCGGAGCCAGGGCAAGCTTGACGACGTCCTGGAGGCGCAGATCCTCGCGGCCGACTCCAAGGCCCGCCTGGAAGACATCTACCTTCCCTACAAGCCCAAGCGACGGACCAAGGCGCAGATCGCCCGGGAGGCCGGTCTCGAACCGCTCGCCGACGGCCTGCTGAACGACCCGTCGGTCGACCCGCGGGCCGCCGCCGCGGCCTTCGTGAGCGAGGGGGTGCCCGACGCCGCCGCGGCGCTCGACGGGGCCCGCGCGATCCTCGTCGAGCGGTTCGGCGAGGACGCCGACCTGGTCGGCGAGCTGCGCGAGCGGATGTGGTCCAAGGGGCGCCTGGTCGCGAAGGTCCGCGAGGGCAAGGAGGAGGACGGTGCCAAGTTCTCCGACTACTTCGACTTCGCCGAGCCGTTCACCAAGCTGCCCTCGCACCGGATCCTGGCGATGTTCCGCGCGGAGAAGGAGGAGGTCCTCACCCTCACCCTTGAGCCCGAGCCGGAGCCCACCGGCACGTACGAGGGGCGGATCGCCCACCGCTTCGGCATCTCCGACCAGGGACGGCCCGCCGACGCGTGGCTGGCCGACACGGTCCGCTGGGCCTGGCGCACCCGCGTCCTCGTCCATCTCGGCATCGACCTGCGCATGCGCCTGTGGCAGGCCGCCGAGGACGAGGCGGTGCGCGTGTTCGCCGCCAACCTGCGCGACCTGCTGCTCGCCGCCCCCGCCGGCAGCCGCGCGACCATGGGCCTCGACCCTGGTCTGCGCACCGGGGTGAAGGTCGCGGTGGTCGACGCGACCGGCAAGGTGCTGGCCACCGACACGATCTACCCCCACGAGCCGCGCCGCCAGTGGGACCAGTCGCTGGCGACCCTCGCCGCGCTGGCCAGGAAGTACGACGTGGAGCTCGTCTCGGTCGGCAACGGCACCGCCTCCCGGGAGACCGACAAGCTCGCCGGCGAGCTGGTGAAGCTGGTTCCCGGGCTGACCAAGGTGATGGTCTCGGAGGCCGGGGCGTCGGTCTACTCCGCATCCGCATACGCCGCGCAGGAGCTGCCCGGCATGGACGTGTCGCTGCGCGGCGCCGTCTCGATCGCCCGGCGACTCCAGGACCCGCTGGCCGAGCTGGTCAAGATCGACCCCAAGTCGATCGGCGTCGGCCAGTACCAGCACGACCTGGCCGAGACGAAGCTCTCCCGCTCGCTCGACGCGGTGGTGGAAGACTGTGTGAACGCGGTCGGCGTCGACGTCAACACCGCTTCGGCACCGTTGCTCACCCGGGTGTCGGGCATCGGCGCCGGGCTGGCCGAGAACATCGTCCAGCACCGCGACGCCAACGGTCCCTTCCGTTCCCGCAGGGCGTTGAAGGACGTGCCCAGGCTGGGCCCGAAGGCGTTCGAGCAGTGCGCCGGATTCCTGCGCATCCGCGGCGGCGACGACCCGCTGGACGCCTCCAGCGTGCACCCCGAGGCGTACCCGGTGGTGCGGCGGATCCTGCAGCGTACCGGCGGCGACATCACCGCCCTGATCGGCAACGGCACGGCGCTGCGCGCACTGAGGCCGCAGGACTTCGTCGACGACACCTTCGGCCTGCCGACCGTCACCGACATCCTGTCCGAGCTGGAGAAGCCCGGCCGCGACCCCCGCCCGGCCTTCAAGACCGCCACCTTCAAGGATGGCGTGGAGAAGATCTCCGACCTGCGGCCCGGCATGCTGCTGGAAGGCGTGGTCACCAATGTCGCCGCGTTCGGCGCGTTCGTCGACGTCGGCGTGCACCAGGACGGCCTGGTGCACGTCTCGGCGCTGTCGCACACCTTCGTCAGGGATCCGCGCGAGGTGGTCAAGCCCGGTGACATCGTCCGGGTGAAGGTGCTCGACGTCGACATCCCGCGCAAGCGCATCTCACTGACCCTCCGCCTGGACGACGAGGCCAAGCCCGCGGGGCAGCGCGGACAGCAGGGCGGCCCGCGCGACCAGCAGGGCGGCGCCCGTCGCGACGGCGGCGACGGGCAGCGGGGCCGGGGGGACCGCCGGCAGCAGGGCGGCGGCGACCGCCGCCGCCAGGAACGTGACATCCCCGGCGGCGCCATGGCCGAGGCCCTGCGCCGGGCCGGCCTCGACGGTTCCGGCGGAAAGCGGTAG
- a CDS encoding protein kinase family protein: MRGEVASWPLPPGRPDRLGEYRLLGLLEEDGRGSVYLAESAAGVRVALTVVNVRLPQGRQVRGRFVREVEAVRGVVVPGVAGVVSAAVVEGVPVVAGELVGGESLGQVVTRGGPLRGEMLVRVAAETVAALAGLHAAGVVHGSFGPDRVLLGPDGVRVTGVWVARALGAAGVGGPVGVAGFVAPEQVAGFVAGPAGDVFGWAATVVFAATGVMFSGGSGPDLSGVPEPLRGWLPACLDGDPGRRPSANEVMFALSRAVHGHPGQAVHGLPGPAAHPPFGPAGGSGMVQGAPFAPQGASFGPRDGLVTHPSAGPQGRPAVQSPFTPQAAAPRRSRWPWAAGVAGVLVLVLSATVAVNLLNGEEAAEGTRQNVTAGTAAALAVPPSTAPASPGSDFGTPLWTATLSDPWVQSVTIAEAGGVPIVAAAGDEGTVDLLRLDTGKAAVSPIKAHKGKIYDLAVTAHGGRSVLLSGSEDKTVRRWDLATGDPVGQPVKSDYEVFTIGALDLGGRKIAAVESGGDWLLELDGSDLASLPITPSRCAGPSAFGTLDDRLVKVCPDADSAVGVWDVRTDERIGAAGWGSGKPVLDLALGTVGGQPVIVTGCEDGIVRRWDLATGNPLRGPIVGHESTVSGVAVTRLAGRPVIVSYSNHPDSTIRVWDWETGVPVGTPIRLEITGTSMAVAEVGGMVTVVLGSTDGKLSAWKLGTP; encoded by the coding sequence ATGAGGGGGGAGGTCGCGTCGTGGCCGTTGCCGCCGGGGAGGCCGGATCGGCTGGGTGAGTACCGGTTGCTGGGTCTGCTGGAGGAGGACGGTCGCGGGAGTGTTTATCTGGCCGAGTCCGCGGCCGGTGTGCGGGTGGCGCTCACGGTTGTGAACGTCCGGCTGCCGCAGGGGCGGCAGGTGCGGGGGCGTTTCGTGCGTGAGGTGGAGGCGGTTCGGGGGGTGGTGGTGCCGGGGGTGGCCGGGGTGGTCTCCGCGGCGGTGGTCGAGGGTGTGCCGGTGGTCGCCGGTGAGTTGGTGGGCGGGGAGTCGCTGGGGCAGGTCGTGACGCGGGGTGGCCCGTTGCGGGGGGAGATGCTGGTCCGGGTGGCCGCCGAGACGGTCGCCGCGCTGGCGGGTCTGCATGCGGCGGGGGTGGTGCACGGGAGTTTCGGGCCGGATCGGGTGTTGCTGGGCCCGGACGGGGTCAGGGTGACCGGGGTCTGGGTCGCTCGGGCGTTGGGGGCGGCCGGGGTCGGCGGGCCGGTGGGTGTCGCGGGGTTCGTGGCGCCGGAGCAGGTGGCCGGGTTCGTGGCGGGGCCGGCCGGTGATGTGTTCGGGTGGGCGGCGACCGTGGTGTTCGCCGCCACCGGGGTGATGTTCTCGGGTGGGTCCGGTCCGGATCTGTCGGGTGTTCCCGAGCCGTTGCGTGGGTGGTTGCCGGCCTGTCTGGACGGCGATCCGGGGCGTCGTCCGAGTGCGAACGAGGTGATGTTCGCTCTGTCGCGGGCCGTCCACGGGCATCCGGGCCAGGCCGTCCACGGGTTGCCGGGCCCGGCCGCTCATCCGCCCTTCGGCCCGGCGGGCGGATCGGGGATGGTCCAGGGTGCCCCGTTCGCCCCGCAGGGTGCATCGTTCGGTCCCCGGGACGGGCTGGTCACTCACCCGTCGGCTGGTCCGCAGGGAAGACCGGCCGTTCAGTCGCCGTTCACTCCGCAGGCGGCGGCTCCCCGGCGGAGCCGGTGGCCGTGGGCGGCGGGGGTGGCCGGCGTCCTGGTCCTGGTGCTCTCCGCGACGGTCGCCGTGAACCTCCTCAACGGTGAGGAGGCCGCGGAGGGAACCCGCCAGAACGTGACAGCCGGGACGGCCGCGGCCCTGGCCGTGCCCCCCTCCACCGCTCCTGCCTCTCCGGGCTCCGACTTCGGCACGCCCCTGTGGACCGCGACGCTGAGCGACCCGTGGGTGCAGTCGGTGACGATCGCGGAAGCGGGCGGCGTGCCGATCGTGGCCGCCGCAGGGGACGAGGGCACGGTGGACCTGCTCAGGCTGGACACCGGCAAGGCCGCGGTCTCGCCCATCAAGGCGCACAAGGGAAAGATCTACGACTTGGCCGTCACCGCCCACGGTGGACGCTCCGTCCTGCTGTCCGGCAGTGAGGACAAGACCGTACGCCGGTGGGACCTCGCCACCGGCGACCCCGTCGGCCAGCCCGTCAAGAGTGACTACGAAGTCTTCACCATCGGCGCGCTGGACCTGGGCGGCAGAAAGATCGCCGCGGTCGAGTCCGGGGGTGACTGGCTACTGGAACTGGACGGATCCGACCTCGCCTCCCTGCCCATCACCCCGTCCCGCTGCGCGGGCCCCTCGGCGTTCGGCACGCTGGACGACCGGTTGGTCAAGGTGTGCCCCGACGCCGACTCCGCCGTCGGGGTGTGGGACGTCAGAACGGACGAGCGCATCGGAGCAGCGGGGTGGGGAAGCGGGAAACCCGTCCTGGACCTGGCACTGGGAACGGTGGGTGGACAGCCGGTGATCGTGACAGGTTGTGAGGACGGCATCGTGCGTCGCTGGGACCTGGCCACCGGCAATCCCCTGCGCGGGCCCATCGTCGGACACGAGAGCACCGTCTCCGGCGTCGCCGTGACCCGGTTGGCGGGGCGCCCTGTCATCGTCTCCTACTCCAACCATCCCGACTCCACCATCCGCGTGTGGGACTGGGAGACGGGCGTCCCCGTCGGTACCCCCATCCGCCTTGAGATCACCGGCACGAGCATGGCGGTGGCGGAGGTCGGC